In Thiomonas arsenitoxydans, the genomic stretch CTACTTTGCCCGCAAGACCGCGCCGGTGTCGGGCGTGGAGAGCCTGATGGATTACGAAGTCACCTTGCACGCGGCGCAGAAGGCGGGCGCGCTGACGCTCACGCAGAAGGTGCAGGTGCCGGTCACCAGCCTGTGCCCCTGCTCCAAGGAAATCTCCAATTACGGCGCGCACAACCAGCGCTCGCATGTCACCATCGGCGCCACGCTGCGCGGTGAAATGGGGCTGGACGAGCAGATTCGCATCGCCGAGACGGCGGCCTCGTGCGAACTCTGGGGCCTGCTCAAGCGGCCCGACGAAAAGTACGTCACCGAGCGCGCCTACGACCATCCCAAATTCGTCGAAGACCTGGTGCGCGATGTCGCCGTGGCGCTGGAGCGCGATGAGCGCGTGGCCGCCTACACCGTGGAATCGGAGAATTTTGAATCCATCCACAACCATTCGGCGTATGCCTTGGTAGAAGGCCGCAAAACCTAACGCGGCCAGGGAGCCAAAACCATGCGCATAGCCATCATTGGAACGGGAATCTCAGGCCTCGGGGCGGCGTGGGCCTTGCGCCATCGGGCGCAGATCACGCTGTTCGAGGCCGGTTCGCACTTTGGCGGCCACACCCACACGGTGGATGTCGATCTGCCCGGCGAAGTGCCTTTCGCCGTGGACACGGGTTTTCTGGTGCTCAACGAGCGCACCTATCCCAAGCTGCAGGCGCTGTTCGCCGAGCTGGACGTGCCGCTGGCGACCTCCGACATGTCGTTCTCGGTTCAGACCCCGCTGTCCGACGGCAACACGCTGGAATGGAGCGGCTCCAACCTGAACACGGTTTTCGCCCAGCGCCGCAACCTGACCCGACCGTCCTTCTGGCGGATGCTGCGCGACATCCTGCGTTTCAACCGCGAAGCCACGGCGCTGGCGCGCAAACCCGACGCCGAACTCGACCTCAACCAGACCGTGGGCGACTACCTGCGTCGCGAAGGCTATAGCGATTCGTTTCTGCACTGGTATCTGCTGCCGATGACCGCCTGCATCTGGTCGTGCCCACCGGGGCAGATGCTCGACTTTCCGCTGGCCACGCTGGTGCGCTTCTGCGACAACCACGGCCTGCTGCAGGTCAACAACCGGCCGCAATGGTTCACCGTGCGCGGCGGCGCGCGGCAGTATGTGCAGAAAATGCTCGCCCAACTGCCCGACGCGCGTCTGCGCACTCCCGTGCAGCGGGTGGTGCGGCATGACAACGGGGTTGAACTGCATACGGCGGGCGGCGCCATCTGGTTCGACGAAGTGATCTTCGCCTGCCACAGCGATCAGGCTCTCGCCCTGATCGACTCCCCCAGCCCGGCCGAGCGCGAAGTGCTCGGGGCCATCCGCTACCAACCCAACCGCGCGCTGCTGCACACCGACACCCGCTTGTTGCCACAGGCGCGCCAAGCCTGGGCCGCGTGGAATTACGAAAGCACGGTGAACGCGCACGGCGAGCAGCCAACCGTCTGCCTGCACTACCTGCTCAACAAGCTGCAGCCCCTGCCCACGCAACGCCCCATCGTGGTGTCGCTCAACCCGCTGCGCGAGCCCGCCGAGCACACCGTGCTGCGCGAGATCAGCTACGCCCATCCGATCTTCGACCAAGCGGCGATCGATGCCCAACGGCGCGTGCCCGAACTGCAAGGCCAGCGGCATAGCTACTTCTGCGGGGCCTGGTGCGGCTATGGCTTTCATGAAGATGGCCTGAAGTCGGGCTACGCCGCGGCGCAAGCCCTGCTGACCCATGTGGACGCGCAACCCGCCGACCGCGCCATGGCCGCATGAAAGCCAGCGCTATGTCCACCGCTGCATCGCCCCACCCGCACCAGCCGCTCATTGGCAGTGGCCCAGTACGGCACCGCCGCCTGCGCCCGGCGGTGCATGCTTTCAGCTACCGCGCGATGTTTTTGCTGCTGCCCATGCGCAGCCTGGCGCGCGACCCGGCACTGCTGCCCATCGCCCGCAACCGCTTTGGCGCGATGAGCTTTTTCGATGCCGACCACGGCGACGGCGGCAGCGACAGCCTGGCCTGGCTGCAAGACCTGCTCGCGGCGCAAGGCATTCTCGACGCCGATGGCGAAATCTGGCTGCAGACCTTTCCGCGCATCTGGGGTTATGTGTTCAAGCCGGTGAGCCTGTGGCTGTGCGAGCGCGCCGACGGCAGCCTGCGCTGCGCCGTGGCCGAGGTGAACAACACCTTCGGCGAACGGCACTGCTACATCCTCACCCCACCGGCGGGCGAGCGCAGCCTGCAATGGGGCGCCGAATATCGCGCCAGCAAGGTGTTCCACGTCTCGCCGTTCTGCACGGTGGAGGGCGGCTACCGCTTCCGATTCATGCGCAGCACGGGCGCGGGCACAGACCGCATGCTTCTGCGCATCGACCATGACGACGCCCAAGGCCCGCTGATCGAAACCAGCATCAGCGGCGTCCTGCAGCCGCTCACCGCCGCCCGCGCCCGCATGGCCCTGCTGCGTCACCCCATGCACAGCTTCGGCGTCATTGCGCGCATCCACTGGCAAGCCTTCAAGCTCTGGCGCAAGCGCGTGCCCTTCCACTCCAAGCCCCTTCCTCCTGACCATTTCGCGAGCCGATCATGAACGCCAGCGACCGCAGCCTGTCACCGCTCTCTCTCGACCCGACCCTCGCCGCAGGCCAAACCCGCAAGCCGCGCAAACCCCCGCTGGCCGCGCGCGGCGTGCTGCGCCTGCTGGAACGCCTGCAGATCGGCCGCCTCGATTTTCACGGCCCGGATGGCGTCTGGCGGCACTTCGGCCAAGACGACAACGGCCCGCATGCCGAAGTCGCGCTGCACGACTGGGCGGTCATGGGCGAAGTACTCAAGCGCGGCGACATCGCCTTTGCCGAAGCCTGGATGCGCCGCGCCTGGGACACGCCCGATCTGCCCGCGCTGCTCAAGCTGCTGGTGGCCAACCGCGAGATCATCGCCCGCGCGCTGCATGGCAGCCTGTTGGGCCGGCTGCCCGACCGCATCCGCCATCTTCTGCGCCGCAACAGCCGCGCTGGAAGCCGCGACAACATCCACGCGCATTACGACATCGGCAACGCCTTCTATCAGCTCTGGCTCGACCCGAGCATGACTTACTCCAGCGCCCTGTTCAACGGCAACCCCGCGCTGACGCTGGAACAGGCGCAGGCCGCTAAATACGCCCGCGTGCTCGACCAACTGCAACTCCAGCCGGGCGCGCGGGTGCTGGAAATCGGCTGCGGCTGGGGCGGCTTGGCCGAAGTCGGCGCGCAGCGCAGGCTGCGCCTCGACGGCATCACCCTGTCCGCCGAGCAGCTGGCCTACGCCCGCGCCCGGCTCGCCCAGGCCGCGCCGCAGCCCCGGCTCGAACTGTGCGACTACCGCGACCTCGACCGCATCGCCCCGCCAGACGGCTACGACGGCATCGCCTCCATCGAAATGTTCGAGGCCGTGGGCGAGGCTTACTGGCCCGGCTTTTTCCGCACCGTGGCACGTCAACTCAAACCCGGCGCGCGCGCCTGCATCCAGACCATCACCATCGCCGACGATCTGTTCGACGACTACCGGCGCGGCACCGACTTCATCCAGCGCTACATCTTCCCTGGCGGCATGCTGCCTTCGCGCCGCGCTTTCATCGCGCAAGCCAAGGCCGCAGGGCTGGAGGTCGTCGAAGAACTGGCCTTCGGCGCCGACTACGCCCACACCCTGGCGCTATGGCGCGAGCGCTTCACCGCCCAGCTCGAAGCGGTGAAGGCCCAGGGTTTCGACGACCGCTTCCTACGGCTGTGGACCTTCTATCTCGCCTACTGCGAGGCGGGTTTCAGCCAGGGCTCAACCGATGTGTGGCAGTTCACCCTGCGCCATGCCCGCGCGCACTGAAACCAACTTGCACGGGCTGTCACGCCGTGCGGTGTTGCTGGCCGTAGCCGCCTCGGCGCTGCCCCGGCGCGCGTGGGCGCAAGCTGCTGCAGGCGTTCCAAGTGAAGTCAGCGCCGCGATTTCGCAGGCCCGGCGCGCTGGCAGCGGCGACTTTCGTTACTTCGGTTTTCTGGTTTATCACGCCACGCTCTGGGTCGGCCCGCAAGGTTTGGGCGCACAACTGGGCGAGACGCCCTTCGCCCTGCAATTGCGCTACGCCCGCAGCCTCAAGGGCGCCGACATCGCCGCGCGCTCCGAGGAGGAGATGCGCAAACTCGGTGAAGGCACGCCGCAGCAACGCGCCGCTTGGCTGCAAGCCATGCAGCGGCTTTTTCCCGATGTGGCCGACGGCGACACCCTCACCGGCGTGTTCACCCCCGCGGGCGCCCTGCCTGCGCAGACCCGCTTTTATTTCAACGGCGCGCGGCGCGGCGCTGAAAACGGCGTGTCCTTCGCCCGCGCGTTTTTCTCGATCTGGCTATCGCCGCAAACGCCCGCCCCCGGGCTGCGCCGCGATCTGTTGGCCAATCTGGGCGAGCAGTCCACTCAGCCATGAACGCGCCGCCCGCCGTCTTGCCCGCCGCAGCGGCTGCGCTCACACCCTCAGCCGCGCCGCTGCACGCCCTGGCGTTGTTGCGCTATGGCGCGCCCAGTCTGGCGTTCGCCTTCGTCGCGCTGCCGCTTTACGTCTATCTGCCGGAGCATTACGCCACGCGTTATGCGGTGCCGCTGGGCTATCTCGGCGCCGTACTGCTTCTCACCCGTTTTGCCGACGCGCTGTTCGATCCCTGGCTGGGGCGGCTGGCCGATCATCTGCTGCGGCGCGGCTGGGCCAAACCTGCGCTGCTCGCGGCCTGCGCGCTGATGTTCGCGGGGTTTGCCGCATTGTTCGCGCTGCCCGCGCTGCTTCCCTTTGCTGCGGGCGAATGGCGCTTCACCCTGCTGTTCATCGCGGCGCTGCTGCTCACCTATCTGGGGTTCAGCGCCGCGTCCATCGTGCATCAGGCCTGGGGCGCCACCCTGGGCACCGACGAGACGCAGCTCGCCCGCACCGTGGCCTGGCGTGAGGGGCTCGGGCTGGCCGGGGTGCTGCTCGCCGCCTTGACGCCCCAGCTGGGCGGCGCCAGCGCGCTGGTGGGAGTGTTCGCCTTCGCGCTGATCGTCGGCCTGGTCTTGGTGTGGCGCGCGCCCGATCCGGCGCCGCACCGGGCCGCAGCCACGACCTCTCTGCATTGGCGCACCCTGCTGGAGCCGCTGCACAATCAGCGCTTCGTGGCCCTGCTCGCAGTGTTCGTCACCAGCGGCATCGCCGCAGCCATTCCGGCCACGCTGGTGCTGTTTTTCATCCGCGACCGGCTCGATGCGGCGGCGCTGTCGGGCGCGTATCTGTTCGCCTATTTCGCCGCGGCCGGGCTGCTGGTGCCGATCTGGCTGCGCGCGGTGCGGCGCTGGGGCGCGGCGCGCTGCTGGCTGCTGGGCATGGGGCTGGCGGTAGCGGCTTTCGTCTGGGCGGCGTTGCTGCAGCCGGGCGATCGCTGGGGCTATGCGCTGGTGGTGGTGCTGTCGGGCGCAGCGCTCGGACCCGATCTGGTGATGCCGCCCGCGCTGCTCGCCGGGGTGATCCGCGCGGGCGGGCACGGCAACCGGCTCGAAGGGAGTTACTTCGGCGTGTGGAACTTTGCGACCAAGCTGAACCTCGCACTGGCTGCCGGGCTGGCTTTGCCGCTGCTGGCGCTGTTCGGCTACCGACCGGGCACGCTGGAAACCGGTGTGCTGCCCCCGCTGGTGGTGGCGTACTGCCTGTTGCCGTCTTTGCTCAAGCTCGTGTCTGCCGGGCTGCTATGGCAATTTTTCGTTCGCGGTCGGTCAGGCCCGGCCGCGTTTGCTTCCTGAATGGAGAGTCTTCCCATGTCGTTCAAATCTGCTTTGCACTCCTGGATGTCGTTTCGTCGCGGCTGGCTGCTGGCCGCGGTGCTGGGCATCAGTCTGCTGTCGGGCTGCGCCAGCGTCACGCCGCTGGCTTATCGGGGTCAGACGCCCACGTTCGATCTCAAGCAGTATTTCAACGGACGGCTCACCGCGGTGGGCATTGTGTTCGACCGCTCGGGCAAGATGACGCGGCGTTTTCATGTGACCATCGACGCCTCCTGGAAGGGCGACGTGGGTACGCTGGACGAACACTTTATCTACAACGATGGCGCCAAGCAGGAGCGCATCTGGACCATCCGCGAGTTGCCCGAAAAAGATGGCGAGAAGCGCTATATCGGCACCGCGGGCGATGTGATCGGCGAGGCCATCGGCCGCGCGGCGGGCAATGCGCTGAACTGGCACTACACCCTGGCGCTGCCGGTGGATGGCACGGTCTACAACGTGCAGTTCGACGACTGGATGTATTTGATGGACGATCATGTGCTGCTCAACCATTCGGTCATCACCAAGTTCGGCTTCAAGGTGGGCAGCGTGTTCCTGTCGTTCAACAAGCCCTGATGACCATGCCGCTCAACCCGCGCATCACTGGCTGGAAGGAACGGCGTGTCTGGGTGATCGGCGCGTCCACCGGCATCGGCCGCGCCACCGCCGTCGCGCTGCTGCAGCGCGGTGCGCGGGTGGCGGTGTCGGCGCGCAATGCGCAGGCGCTGCAGCAGATCGACGGCGCCCTACCCCTGCCGCTCGACGTGACCGATGCGCGGGCCCTGCGCGCCGCGATGCAAAGTCTGCAGCGCGACTGGGGCGGCCTCGATCTGCTGCTCTATTGCGCCGGCACCTACCGCCCCATGCGTGCCACCGAATTCGATCTGGCCAGTGCCTTGCAGCATGACGATGTGAACTACCGCGGTGCGCTGCACGCCCTCGATGCCGCGCTGCCGCTGTTCAACGCCCAACGCGCGGGGCATATCGCCCTGGTCAGCAGCGTGGCCGGCTTTGGCGGGCTGCCGCAGGCGCTGGCCTACGGGCCGACCAAGGCCGCGCTGATCAATCTCGCCGAAACGCTTTACCTCGACCTGCGCCCGCTGGGCATCGGCGTGCATGTCATCAACCCCGGTTTCGTGGAAACACCGCTCACCGCGCAGAACACTTTCGCCATGCCCGCGCTCATCACCCCGGAGCAGGCGGCCGCCGCCATCCTCGCCGGACTGGAAGCGGGCCGCTTCGACATCCACTTTCCGCGCCGCTTCACCCTGTGGCTCAAGCTGCTGCAGCTGCTGCCGCGCGGGCTGTATTTCCGCATTGTCAGCCGCTTCACCGGGCTCTGAACGCAGCGGCGGGCGCGACCCGCCGCCATGCCCCCGCCTGTATGAAAACACGCATGACCTCAGGGTGAGGACACGTTAGATTCGTGTCTAAAAGCAACGGCCACGCCCCCCATCGCGCGATGGCCCAACCCGAGGAGAACTTGATGGATCGCACCTTGCATCGTCGCGAGTGGCTGACGCTGGCCGCCGCGAGCACCGCGGCACTGATTGCGCGCCCGGCCTGGGCCGTGGTCGCAGCACAGGCCGAAACCCCGCTGCAAAGCTTCACCGGACCTGGCGCCAATCCGTTCTGGAACAGCGTGGGGCCGTATGTGACCTACCCGCAGAAGTCGCCGCTGCTGCGCCTGACCGACCGCCCGATTCAGCTCGAAACCCCGCGCGCCTATTTCCGCAGCGCCATCACGCCCAACGAGGCGTTCTATGTGCGCTATCACTTGCCCGATATTCCCAACGCGATCGACCTCAAGACCTGGCGTCTGGAGCTCACCGGCAACTTCAAGCGCCCGCTGCAGTTGAGCTTCGATCAGCTCTTGCGCGAGTTCCGCAGCGTGGACATTGCTGCGGTGAACCAATGCTCGGGCAATTCTCGTAGCTACTTTCAGCCGCGCGTGCCCGGAGGTCAGTGGGGCAACGGCGCGATGGGCAATGCCATGTGGACGGGCGTGCGCCTGCGCGACGTGCTGGCCCGCGCCGGTATTGAAAAGGGCACGGTGCAGATACAGTTCGAAGGTCTCGACCACGGGCCAGGCCCCGAGGGCAAAGGATCGCACCGCTTCATCAAGTCGTGGGACATCCACGAGCCCATTCTTGACGAGGCCATCATCGCCTATGCCATGAACGGCGAGCCGCTGCCCATGCTCAACGGCTTTCCGGTGCGGCTAGTCATGCCGGGCAAGTTCGCCACGTACTGGACCAAACACCTCACCCACATCCGCGCGCTCACCACGCCGGACACCAACTTCTGGATGTACCCGGCCTATCAAATTCCGGACACCCCCAACGGCAGCACCACGCCGGAAGAACTCAAAGCGGGTAAGGTCAAACTGGTGCCCATCGGTCATGTGAACATGCCGGTGCGCTCCTTCATCATCGACCCGGACGACAGCGCCCCCGTGGTACAAGGCCTGCCCACGGTGATCCGCGGCATCGCCTTCAGCGGCATGGGCGGTATCCGCAAGGTCGAGGTTTCGACCGACGGCGGCCAGACCTGGAAGGCAGCCAAGCTCGGGCGCGATCTCGGCCGCTATTCCTTCCGCGAGTTCGAACTGGCGTGGAAGCCCGAGCTAACCGGCTTGCAGACGCTGGCGGTGCGCGCCACCGACACCGGCGGACATGTGCAGCCCGATAGCGGGGTGTGGAACCCCGGCGGCTATCTGTGGAACAAGATCGAGCGCCAGCAGGTGCTGGTGCTCGGCGCCTGAACGGGAGAGAAGATCATGCAAAAAACCCTCAACCTGCTCACCCTCGCTGCCGCCGCTGGGCTGGCGCTGTTGACGCTGTCCCTGCCCGCGGCACTGGCCGAAACCCCACGCCCCGGGTTGTTGAGTGCCGGCGACTATGCCGCAGGCCCGCTGGGCTCGGAACTGCAGCCCGCGCGCGTGCAGCCGGGCAACGGTGCGGTGTATCGGGTGGGCAAGTGGCCCACTTACACCGCCGAGCTGGCCGCAGGTCCCGGGCGAGATGCCACGCTGGGCAACTGCAGCATGTGCCACAGCGTGACCTACATCACCCAGCAGCCCCCGCTGCCCGCGGCGACGTGGGAAGCCGAGGTGCACAAGATGATCAAGGCTTTTGGCGCCCCCATCCAGGAAGCGACGGCCAAGGAAATCATCACCTACCTGCAGACGCACTACACGCCTGAGACCCGCAAGGACTGAAAGTGCAGTTGGACTGCGCGTTACCGCGCGTCGTCAACCGTTCTTGATGCGGCTGACGATGGCGTCGGTAAAGCGCTGGGTATTGGCCCGCCCGCCCAGATCGCCGGTGCGGATGTGGTCCACATTCAGCGTGTCGGAAATCGCCTGGCGCAGGCGGTTGGCTTTGTCGTGCAGATCGACATGGTCGAGCATGAGGGCAGCGGCCAGCATCAACGCGATGGGGTTGGCGATGCCCTTGCCCGCGATGTCAGGCGCCGAGCCATGCACCGCCTCGAAAATGGCTGCATCTTCCCCGATGTTGGCGCCGGGCGCCATGCCCAGTCCACCCACCAGCCCTGCGGCCAGATCCGACAAAATGTCGCCGAACAGATTGGTGGTCACCAGGGTGTCGAACTGCCACGGGTTGATCACCAGCTTCATGCAGCAGGCATCGACGATCACGTCGTCGAGCGCGATCTGGTCGGCGTACTTCTCCTTGTGCAGCATATAGGCCGTTTCTAGAAAGATGCCGGTGAGCGCCTTCATGATGTTGGCCTTGTGCACCACGGTCACCTTTTTGCGCCCCAGCGCGATGGCGGTGCGGAAGGTGTAGTCGAGGATGTTGCGCGCGCCCTGCCGCGTGTTCACCCCGGTGGCAATAGCCACGGCGTGCGGGTCGCCGTCGATCGGGATGTAGTGCTCGTAGCCCATATACAGGCCTTCGACGTTCTCACGAAACACCAGCAGATCGATGTTGTCATAGCGCCCTCCGGGAATCAGCGTCTTGGTCGGGCGCATATTGGCGTAGAGCTTGAAGGCCTCGCGCAGGCGAACATTGCTGGAGCGATAGCCGCCGCCCGAGGGCGTTTCCAGCGGCCCTTTGAGCGCCAGCCGCGTGGTGCGGATGCTGGCCAGTGTGGCCGCGGGCAGCGGGTCGCCCGCGGTCTTCACCCCGCCCAGGCCCGCCACCTGCGCGTCCCAGTCGAAGGGATCGCCCAGCGCGTCGAGCGCGGCCAGGGTGGCCTCCATGATTTCGGGGCCGATGCCGTCTCCGGCGATCAGGGTGGCGGGAATGCTGGGGGTCATCGAAGTCTCCGTTGATGGGGCGCTGATTCAGCAAGCAAGGTGCGTGCCGCAACGCATGATTGCTAGGGCGGGTGTAGACCCTAAACTGTAGCGAACGCATTCGACAACAAGGGAGCGAACATGAATTTGCGCAGCGGCCTGGTCATCCTGGTGATTGTGCTCATCGCCATCTTTTCCGCACTGAACTGGAGCGTGCTGATGGCGCCCACCGAACTATCGCTGGGCTTCACCACGGCGAAGGCGCCGCTGGGGCTGATCATGCTCGGGCTCATCGTGGCGCTAGCGGCGGTGTTCCTGATCTACATCGTGGTGCTACAGGCCGGGATGATGAGCGAATCGCGCCGCGTCGCCAAGGAGCTCAAGGCCCAGCGCGAACTGGCCGACAAGGCCGAAGCCTCGCGCTTCGACGAGTTGCGCCAGTTGCACAGCACCGACATGGACAAGCTGATCGCGCGCATCGACCAACTCGACCGCGAATTGCGCAGCGCCATTGAGGCCAATGCCAACGGCCTGAGCGCCGCTCTGGGCGAAATCGACGACCGCCTGCAACGCACGGGCACGCCGCGGCTGATGGGGTGACC encodes the following:
- the folE2 gene encoding GTP cyclohydrolase FolE2 gives rise to the protein MNAPEKLFAQAAAATLPDVQATPDRRNIAIQQVGVRSVRYPVQIRSAQGVQPSVGTFEMTVALPPEVKGTHMSRFIEMLEAHREPLDAQQLGVLLQHMLTRLQASEGAITAQFTYFARKTAPVSGVESLMDYEVTLHAAQKAGALTLTQKVQVPVTSLCPCSKEISNYGAHNQRSHVTIGATLRGEMGLDEQIRIAETAASCELWGLLKRPDEKYVTERAYDHPKFVEDLVRDVAVALERDERVAAYTVESENFESIHNHSAYALVEGRKT
- a CDS encoding NAD(P)/FAD-dependent oxidoreductase — its product is MRIAIIGTGISGLGAAWALRHRAQITLFEAGSHFGGHTHTVDVDLPGEVPFAVDTGFLVLNERTYPKLQALFAELDVPLATSDMSFSVQTPLSDGNTLEWSGSNLNTVFAQRRNLTRPSFWRMLRDILRFNREATALARKPDAELDLNQTVGDYLRREGYSDSFLHWYLLPMTACIWSCPPGQMLDFPLATLVRFCDNHGLLQVNNRPQWFTVRGGARQYVQKMLAQLPDARLRTPVQRVVRHDNGVELHTAGGAIWFDEVIFACHSDQALALIDSPSPAEREVLGAIRYQPNRALLHTDTRLLPQARQAWAAWNYESTVNAHGEQPTVCLHYLLNKLQPLPTQRPIVVSLNPLREPAEHTVLREISYAHPIFDQAAIDAQRRVPELQGQRHSYFCGAWCGYGFHEDGLKSGYAAAQALLTHVDAQPADRAMAA
- a CDS encoding DUF1365 domain-containing protein, whose protein sequence is MKASAMSTAASPHPHQPLIGSGPVRHRRLRPAVHAFSYRAMFLLLPMRSLARDPALLPIARNRFGAMSFFDADHGDGGSDSLAWLQDLLAAQGILDADGEIWLQTFPRIWGYVFKPVSLWLCERADGSLRCAVAEVNNTFGERHCYILTPPAGERSLQWGAEYRASKVFHVSPFCTVEGGYRFRFMRSTGAGTDRMLLRIDHDDAQGPLIETSISGVLQPLTAARARMALLRHPMHSFGVIARIHWQAFKLWRKRVPFHSKPLPPDHFASRS
- a CDS encoding SAM-dependent methyltransferase, whose product is MNASDRSLSPLSLDPTLAAGQTRKPRKPPLAARGVLRLLERLQIGRLDFHGPDGVWRHFGQDDNGPHAEVALHDWAVMGEVLKRGDIAFAEAWMRRAWDTPDLPALLKLLVANREIIARALHGSLLGRLPDRIRHLLRRNSRAGSRDNIHAHYDIGNAFYQLWLDPSMTYSSALFNGNPALTLEQAQAAKYARVLDQLQLQPGARVLEIGCGWGGLAEVGAQRRLRLDGITLSAEQLAYARARLAQAAPQPRLELCDYRDLDRIAPPDGYDGIASIEMFEAVGEAYWPGFFRTVARQLKPGARACIQTITIADDLFDDYRRGTDFIQRYIFPGGMLPSRRAFIAQAKAAGLEVVEELAFGADYAHTLALWRERFTAQLEAVKAQGFDDRFLRLWTFYLAYCEAGFSQGSTDVWQFTLRHARAH
- a CDS encoding chalcone isomerase family protein; the encoded protein is MPARTETNLHGLSRRAVLLAVAASALPRRAWAQAAAGVPSEVSAAISQARRAGSGDFRYFGFLVYHATLWVGPQGLGAQLGETPFALQLRYARSLKGADIAARSEEEMRKLGEGTPQQRAAWLQAMQRLFPDVADGDTLTGVFTPAGALPAQTRFYFNGARRGAENGVSFARAFFSIWLSPQTPAPGLRRDLLANLGEQSTQP
- a CDS encoding MFS transporter, with amino-acid sequence MNAPPAVLPAAAAALTPSAAPLHALALLRYGAPSLAFAFVALPLYVYLPEHYATRYAVPLGYLGAVLLLTRFADALFDPWLGRLADHLLRRGWAKPALLAACALMFAGFAALFALPALLPFAAGEWRFTLLFIAALLLTYLGFSAASIVHQAWGATLGTDETQLARTVAWREGLGLAGVLLAALTPQLGGASALVGVFAFALIVGLVLVWRAPDPAPHRAAATTSLHWRTLLEPLHNQRFVALLAVFVTSGIAAAIPATLVLFFIRDRLDAAALSGAYLFAYFAAAGLLVPIWLRAVRRWGAARCWLLGMGLAVAAFVWAALLQPGDRWGYALVVVLSGAALGPDLVMPPALLAGVIRAGGHGNRLEGSYFGVWNFATKLNLALAAGLALPLLALFGYRPGTLETGVLPPLVVAYCLLPSLLKLVSAGLLWQFFVRGRSGPAAFAS
- a CDS encoding DUF3833 domain-containing protein: MSFKSALHSWMSFRRGWLLAAVLGISLLSGCASVTPLAYRGQTPTFDLKQYFNGRLTAVGIVFDRSGKMTRRFHVTIDASWKGDVGTLDEHFIYNDGAKQERIWTIRELPEKDGEKRYIGTAGDVIGEAIGRAAGNALNWHYTLALPVDGTVYNVQFDDWMYLMDDHVLLNHSVITKFGFKVGSVFLSFNKP
- a CDS encoding SDR family NAD(P)-dependent oxidoreductase, which codes for MTMPLNPRITGWKERRVWVIGASTGIGRATAVALLQRGARVAVSARNAQALQQIDGALPLPLDVTDARALRAAMQSLQRDWGGLDLLLYCAGTYRPMRATEFDLASALQHDDVNYRGALHALDAALPLFNAQRAGHIALVSSVAGFGGLPQALAYGPTKAALINLAETLYLDLRPLGIGVHVINPGFVETPLTAQNTFAMPALITPEQAAAAILAGLEAGRFDIHFPRRFTLWLKLLQLLPRGLYFRIVSRFTGL
- a CDS encoding molybdopterin-dependent oxidoreductase, which produces MDRTLHRREWLTLAAASTAALIARPAWAVVAAQAETPLQSFTGPGANPFWNSVGPYVTYPQKSPLLRLTDRPIQLETPRAYFRSAITPNEAFYVRYHLPDIPNAIDLKTWRLELTGNFKRPLQLSFDQLLREFRSVDIAAVNQCSGNSRSYFQPRVPGGQWGNGAMGNAMWTGVRLRDVLARAGIEKGTVQIQFEGLDHGPGPEGKGSHRFIKSWDIHEPILDEAIIAYAMNGEPLPMLNGFPVRLVMPGKFATYWTKHLTHIRALTTPDTNFWMYPAYQIPDTPNGSTTPEELKAGKVKLVPIGHVNMPVRSFIIDPDDSAPVVQGLPTVIRGIAFSGMGGIRKVEVSTDGGQTWKAAKLGRDLGRYSFREFELAWKPELTGLQTLAVRATDTGGHVQPDSGVWNPGGYLWNKIERQQVLVLGA
- a CDS encoding isocitrate/isopropylmalate dehydrogenase family protein, whose protein sequence is MTPSIPATLIAGDGIGPEIMEATLAALDALGDPFDWDAQVAGLGGVKTAGDPLPAATLASIRTTRLALKGPLETPSGGGYRSSNVRLREAFKLYANMRPTKTLIPGGRYDNIDLLVFRENVEGLYMGYEHYIPIDGDPHAVAIATGVNTRQGARNILDYTFRTAIALGRKKVTVVHKANIMKALTGIFLETAYMLHKEKYADQIALDDVIVDACCMKLVINPWQFDTLVTTNLFGDILSDLAAGLVGGLGMAPGANIGEDAAIFEAVHGSAPDIAGKGIANPIALMLAAALMLDHVDLHDKANRLRQAISDTLNVDHIRTGDLGGRANTQRFTDAIVSRIKNG
- a CDS encoding signal transduction histidine kinase; translated protein: MNLRSGLVILVIVLIAIFSALNWSVLMAPTELSLGFTTAKAPLGLIMLGLIVALAAVFLIYIVVLQAGMMSESRRVAKELKAQRELADKAEASRFDELRQLHSTDMDKLIARIDQLDRELRSAIEANANGLSAALGEIDDRLQRTGTPRLMG